The proteins below come from a single Peromyscus eremicus chromosome 22, PerEre_H2_v1, whole genome shotgun sequence genomic window:
- the Klf11 gene encoding Krueppel-like factor 11 has product MHSPGSTGPGDARAADIMDICESILERKRHDSERSTCSVLEQTDIEAVEALVCMSSWGQRSQTRPLTPVSDSGDVTTTVLMDTAAPDLPKDFHSFSTLCITPPQSPELMEPSTGTPVPSQVTNSKGCMVTALPPSPTAATGALSRREPVEPASGSSCRAVMTSVIRHTGEGPAPPCFPAAPTQEQQPPDSGEEQGGLPGHREALQDTRLADGLLVTNSVSCQPCLHNPGVPFPTYKDQQTGWPAAIQPCSPKNSESDLSRKTTPLISVPVSSPPVLCQMIPVAGQSGMFSAFLKPPPQLSAGIVKPILPQAAPAPQPVFMGPSMPQGTLMLVLPQSTFPQPAACPSGVVAIGNTKLLPLAPAPVFIASSQNSAPQVDFSRRRNYVCNFPGCRKTYFKSSHLKAHLRTHTGEKPFTCSWDGCDKKFARSDELSRHRRTHTGEKKFVCPVCDRRFMRSDHLTKHARRHMTTKKIPGWQAEVGKLNRITLAESSGSILEPLPASG; this is encoded by the exons ATGCACTCGCCGGGCTCCACCGGCCCGGGCGACGCGCGCGCG GCTGACATCATGGACATCTGTGAGTCCATCCTGGAGAGGAAGCGGCATGACAGCGAGAGATCCACATGCAGCGTCCTGGAGCAGACAGACATTGAAGCTGTGGAGGCTCTTGTTTGCATGAGCTCTTGGGGGCAGAGGTCTCAGACGAGACCCCTCACGCCGGTCTCTGATTCTGGTGATGTCACCACCACCGTGCTTATGGACACAGCTGCACCTGATCTACCAAAGGACTTTCATTCTTTTTCAACTCTG tGCATAACTCCTCCTCAGAGCCCAGAGCTCATGGAGCCATCGACAGGGACCCCTGTTCCTTCCCAAGTAACTAATTCCAAAGGATGCATGGTCACCgccctccccccatcccctacTGCGGCCACCGGAGCACTGAGCAGGAGGGAGCCAGTGGAGCCAGCCTCAGGGTCCTCCTGCAGGGCTGTGATGACAAGTGTGATCCGGCACACCGGGGAGGGTCCTGCTCCTCCGTGCTTTCCAGCCGCCCCAACTCAAGAGCAACAACCGCCTGACAGCGGAGAGGAACAAGGAGGGCTGCCGGGCCATCGGGAAGCTTTGCAGGACACACGCTTGGCAGATGGTTTACTTGTTACTAACTCAGTTTCCTGTCAGCCTTGCTTGCACAACCCTGGTGTCCCGTTCCCCACCTACAAAGACCAGCAGACAGGATGGCCGGCTGCCATTCAGCCCTGCTCACCAAAGAATTCTGAAAGTGACTTGTCAAGGAAAACCACCCCTCTGATTTCCGTCCCTGTCTCCAGTCCCCCGGTCCTTTGCCAAATGATCCCCGTGGCTGGACAGAGTGGCATGTTCTCAGCTTTTCTGAAGCCTCCTCCCCAGTTGTCTGCAGGGATTGTCAAGCCCATCCTGCCCCAAGCTGCTCCGGCGCCCCAGCCTGTGTTCATGGGCCCGTCTATGCCTCAGGGAACTCTGATGCTGGTCTTGCCACAGAGCACCTTTCCCCAGCCTGCTGCCTGCCCATCCGGTGTCGTGGCCATCGGGAATACCAAACTGTTGCCCCTGGCCCCTGCTCCGGTGTTCATCGCCTCCAGCCAGAACTCTGCCCCTCAGGTAGACTTTTCCCGAAGGAGGAACTATGTTTGCAATTTCCCGGGCTGCCGGAAGACCTACTTCAAAAGTTCCCACCTGAAGGCTCATCTTCGCACCCACACAG GGGAGAAGCCCTTTACCTGCAGCTGGGATGGCTGTGACAAGAAGTTCGCCAGGTCCGATGAACTGTCTCGCCACCGCAGAACTCACACGGGGGAGAAGAAGTTCgtgtgtcctgtgtgtgaccGGCGCTTCATGCGGAGCGACCACCTGACAAAGCATGCCCGGCGCCACATGACGACCAAGAAGATCCCCggctggcaggcagaggtggGCAAACTGAACAGAATCACCCTGGCGGAGAGCTCCGGGAGCATCCTCGAGCCCTTGCCGGCCTCGGGCTGA